One window of Solwaraspora sp. WMMA2056 genomic DNA carries:
- a CDS encoding amidohydrolase family protein: protein MSAGRVDVHHHAILPAIARLMREHGATFTLPWSLPQTWQVLADNRIDVALVSNPIPAGLFSDVQVAARFNRAANEAVAEFVAAHPGRFGLLAALPMPYVDAALDEVAYAFDTLRADGVVLIAHAGDAYLGAPLYDPVLAELNRRRAVVLVHPMTLPGGPVDGVPPVLADFLLDTTRAAISLIWTEALDRYPDISFILAHGGGFLPYAASRVAALGEAFYDVPAARVRSALGRFHYDLALTAPSGLPSLLAAVGPDRILYGTDWSAAPEPVVAAGGRAIDRQLAALDPAARAAIERDNALRLFPRLGTTG from the coding sequence ATGAGCGCCGGGCGCGTCGACGTGCACCATCACGCGATTCTGCCGGCCATCGCCCGGCTGATGCGCGAGCACGGTGCCACCTTCACCCTGCCCTGGTCGCTGCCGCAGACCTGGCAGGTGCTGGCGGACAACCGGATCGACGTGGCGCTGGTGTCCAACCCGATCCCGGCCGGATTGTTCAGTGACGTCCAGGTGGCGGCGCGGTTCAACCGGGCCGCCAACGAGGCGGTCGCCGAGTTCGTCGCCGCGCACCCGGGACGGTTCGGGCTGCTGGCCGCGCTGCCGATGCCGTACGTCGACGCGGCGTTGGACGAGGTGGCGTACGCCTTCGACACGTTGCGGGCCGACGGGGTGGTGCTGATCGCGCACGCCGGCGACGCCTACCTGGGTGCGCCGCTCTACGACCCGGTGCTGGCCGAGCTGAACCGCCGCCGGGCGGTGGTCCTGGTGCACCCGATGACGCTGCCCGGCGGACCGGTCGACGGCGTACCGCCGGTGCTGGCCGATTTCCTGCTCGACACCACCCGGGCGGCGATCAGTCTGATCTGGACCGAGGCGCTGGACCGCTACCCCGACATCAGTTTCATCCTGGCCCACGGCGGCGGCTTCCTGCCGTACGCGGCGAGCCGGGTCGCCGCGCTCGGCGAGGCGTTCTACGACGTACCCGCCGCGCGGGTGCGCTCGGCGCTCGGCCGGTTCCACTACGACCTGGCGCTGACCGCCCCGTCCGGCCTGCCCAGCCTGCTCGCCGCCGTCGGGCCGGACCGGATCCTGTACGGCACCGACTGGTCGGCGGCACCGGAGCCGGTGGTCGCCGCCGGTGGTCGGGCCATCGACCGGCAACTCGCGGCGCTGGATCCGGCGGCCCGCGCGGCGATCGAGCGGGACAACGCGCTGCGGCTGTTCCCCCGGCTGGGCACCACCGGGTGA
- a CDS encoding PEP/pyruvate-binding domain-containing protein translates to MTRYVVALEEIGPADAGRVGRKAATLGGLLADGFAVPAGFAVTADAAPTAATATTAAATGRAGAGVRDGDGLPDGFVDELVGALRRLGDQPVAVRSSGLAEDGPDLSYAGQYTSVLGVRGLDAVLSAIRDCWASARSARVRAYQDGRAGTAGDAGRPADRIGVLVQTMVEATAAGVAFSRDPVADDDGTALVSAVRGLGDRLAAGQVDAEEWRVVGPAASLATRPGPGTGGGAGATDGGAAVLRPEQAHAVAELARRAARRLGTAQDIEWAFAGDTLWLLQSRPVSTGSVVPLVPVPVEVPPGFSTRNRSMDRPWTPVERDVFLPVFRTGVGDLFRYTTGSTPQVHVIGGWTYLTGPAEDAAATARRWERVAADVAAGRPVALIRAWARHWRDEFAARTATLRDVDPATLDDDALTAHLDAVHALFTQLHERYFQLTGAAIAVAAELGTVCADLLGWSPLQTARLRAGLTGDHMAAATALTVLARLADDSPEVRRWLADAGPTLVRATADPGATADPGPPDARFAAALADYRHRYTHRTLGFDLTEPTIAEQPAVLLAMLRAQLERPYDLAARRAAGDRTVTDALAQARTALAGRSAADRQRFEAAYAASVLSGPVRDEKAYHATSVWALLRYTVREFGRRLVRRGALDRVDDVFFLRLREIRSAHGGGAADGTADGAATGTADGATDSSADWLAMVRRRRGEHAWALANPGPPAYGTPPTGTGDDEPPPLSPAAQRAARVAGYAMGLLVGHRPPAAQADRLSGLAASTGRYRGPVRVVRTLADFDKVRPGDVLVCPETTAQWSMLFCVIGALVTDRGSILSHPAILAREYRIPAVVATGAATGRLRDDDVVLVDGSAGTVLLDGSSPASATAGAATSGSRS, encoded by the coding sequence GTGACCAGGTACGTCGTTGCGTTGGAGGAGATCGGGCCGGCCGACGCCGGGCGGGTCGGCCGCAAGGCCGCCACGCTGGGCGGGCTGCTGGCCGACGGGTTCGCCGTCCCGGCCGGGTTCGCGGTGACCGCCGACGCCGCGCCGACGGCGGCGACAGCGACGACAGCGGCGGCGACCGGCCGTGCCGGTGCCGGTGTCCGCGACGGCGACGGCCTGCCGGACGGGTTCGTCGACGAGCTGGTCGGGGCGTTGCGGCGCCTCGGTGACCAGCCGGTGGCGGTGCGCTCGTCCGGGCTGGCCGAGGACGGCCCGGACCTGTCCTACGCCGGCCAGTACACCTCGGTGCTGGGTGTGCGGGGCCTCGACGCGGTGCTGTCGGCGATCCGCGACTGCTGGGCGTCGGCCCGGTCGGCCCGGGTCCGCGCCTATCAGGACGGCCGGGCCGGTACCGCCGGCGACGCCGGTCGGCCGGCCGACCGGATCGGGGTCCTGGTGCAGACGATGGTGGAGGCGACAGCGGCCGGAGTGGCGTTCAGCCGCGACCCGGTCGCCGACGACGACGGCACCGCGCTGGTCAGCGCGGTACGCGGCCTGGGCGACCGGCTGGCCGCCGGGCAGGTCGACGCCGAGGAGTGGCGGGTCGTCGGCCCGGCGGCCAGCCTCGCGACCCGGCCCGGTCCCGGCACCGGCGGTGGCGCCGGCGCGACCGACGGTGGTGCCGCCGTGCTGCGGCCGGAGCAGGCCCACGCCGTGGCCGAGTTGGCCCGGCGGGCCGCGCGGCGGCTCGGCACCGCGCAGGACATCGAGTGGGCGTTCGCCGGCGACACCCTGTGGCTGCTGCAGTCCCGGCCGGTCAGCACCGGGTCGGTGGTGCCCCTGGTGCCGGTCCCCGTCGAGGTGCCGCCCGGTTTCTCGACCCGCAACCGCAGCATGGACCGGCCGTGGACCCCGGTCGAACGCGACGTGTTCCTGCCGGTCTTCCGTACCGGGGTCGGTGACCTCTTCCGCTACACCACCGGCAGCACCCCGCAGGTGCACGTGATCGGTGGCTGGACCTACCTGACCGGCCCGGCCGAGGACGCCGCCGCCACGGCGCGGCGATGGGAGCGGGTCGCCGCCGACGTCGCCGCCGGTCGACCGGTGGCGCTGATCCGGGCCTGGGCGCGGCACTGGCGCGACGAGTTCGCCGCGCGCACCGCCACGCTGCGCGACGTCGACCCGGCGACGCTCGACGACGACGCGCTGACCGCCCACCTCGACGCCGTCCACGCGCTCTTCACCCAGCTGCACGAACGCTACTTCCAGCTCACCGGTGCGGCGATCGCCGTCGCCGCCGAACTCGGCACGGTCTGCGCCGACCTGCTCGGCTGGTCGCCGTTGCAGACCGCGCGGCTGCGGGCCGGGCTCACCGGCGACCACATGGCGGCGGCGACGGCGTTGACCGTACTGGCCCGGCTGGCCGACGACAGCCCCGAGGTCCGGCGGTGGCTGGCCGACGCCGGACCGACCCTGGTGCGTGCGACCGCCGATCCGGGTGCGACCGCCGATCCGGGGCCGCCGGACGCGCGGTTCGCCGCCGCGTTGGCCGACTACCGGCACCGGTACACCCACCGGACCCTCGGCTTCGACCTGACCGAACCGACCATCGCCGAACAGCCGGCGGTGCTGCTGGCGATGCTGCGGGCCCAGCTGGAGCGCCCGTACGACCTGGCGGCCCGGCGAGCGGCCGGCGACCGTACGGTGACCGACGCCCTCGCGCAGGCCCGGACCGCGCTCGCCGGGCGGTCGGCGGCCGACCGGCAACGGTTCGAGGCGGCGTACGCCGCCAGTGTGCTCAGCGGCCCGGTCCGCGACGAGAAGGCGTACCACGCCACCTCGGTCTGGGCGCTGCTGCGCTACACGGTGCGGGAGTTCGGCCGCCGCCTGGTCCGGCGGGGCGCGCTGGACCGGGTCGACGACGTCTTCTTCCTGCGCCTGCGCGAGATCCGGTCGGCGCACGGCGGCGGCGCGGCGGACGGCACCGCCGACGGCGCGGCCACCGGCACCGCCGACGGCGCGACGGACTCGTCGGCGGACTGGTTGGCGATGGTGCGGCGACGACGCGGCGAGCACGCCTGGGCGCTGGCCAATCCGGGACCACCGGCCTACGGCACACCCCCGACCGGGACCGGCGACGACGAGCCGCCACCGCTGTCGCCGGCGGCGCAGCGGGCCGCCCGGGTCGCCGGCTACGCGATGGGTCTGCTGGTCGGGCACCGCCCGCCGGCGGCGCAGGCGGACCGGTTGTCCGGCCTGGCCGCCTCGACCGGCCGCTACCGGGGACCGGTCCGGGTGGTCCGCACCCTGGCCGACTTCGACAAGGTACGGCCGGGTGACGTGCTGGTCTGCCCGGAGACCACCGCGCAGTGGTCGATGCTGTTCTGCGTGATCGGTGCCCTGGTCACCGACCGGGGCAGCATCCTGTCGCATCCGGCGATCCTGGCCCGCGAGTACCGGATCCCGGCGGTGGTCGCCACCGGCGCGGCCACCGGTCGGCTCCGCGACGACGACGTGGTGCTGGTCGACGGATCCGCCGGCACGGTGCTGCTCGACGGGTCCAGCCCGGCATCGGCGACAGCCGGTGCCGCCACGTCGGGCTCGCGGTCATGA
- a CDS encoding nucleotide disphospho-sugar-binding domain-containing protein, with protein MSGHHIPDRPLRVLMTSWAWSSHYLPLVPLGWALRAAGHDVRVASQPALAPVITDSGQVAVAVGPDLDHTEVHRRVMAGLTLTGVPAAPAAGESMRHWAPARQDRVRRVFGVFNAYAEAMLDDLLAYARWWRPDLVVFDPTTYAGPVVAAALGVPAVRHIHGVDVTYQARDVIGGYVAALADRLGLVDVDPLGTVTVDPCPPRMQIPDPLRRLPVRYLPYNGPAVLPDWLHAPAHRRRICLTWGTSTTRLTGPDTVTLPTVLAAAAGLDVEVVVAVTRRDAEALGDVADNVRVAPDLPLHLVLPSCAALVHQGGNGTLLTGVWHGVPQLVLPRLPDQRFHTDRFVATGAGLALPAEAVTVAAVRAALVELLDGTAYRARAGQLRDESWAMPTPAAIVADLAALATPTPVHS; from the coding sequence GTGAGCGGCCACCACATCCCGGACCGGCCGCTGCGGGTCCTGATGACCTCGTGGGCCTGGTCCTCGCACTACCTGCCGCTGGTGCCGCTGGGCTGGGCGCTGCGGGCCGCCGGGCACGACGTACGGGTGGCCAGCCAGCCGGCGCTCGCCCCGGTGATCACCGACTCGGGCCAGGTCGCGGTCGCCGTCGGCCCGGACCTGGACCACACCGAGGTGCACCGGCGGGTGATGGCCGGGCTGACCCTGACCGGCGTGCCGGCGGCACCGGCGGCCGGTGAGTCGATGCGCCACTGGGCACCGGCCCGGCAGGACCGGGTGCGCCGGGTGTTTGGCGTGTTCAACGCGTACGCCGAGGCGATGCTCGACGACCTGCTCGCGTACGCCCGGTGGTGGCGGCCGGACCTGGTCGTCTTCGACCCCACCACGTACGCCGGTCCGGTGGTCGCGGCGGCGCTGGGGGTGCCGGCGGTCCGGCACATCCACGGGGTCGACGTCACCTACCAGGCGCGGGACGTGATCGGCGGGTACGTCGCCGCGCTGGCCGACCGGCTCGGTCTGGTCGACGTCGACCCGCTCGGTACGGTGACCGTCGATCCCTGCCCGCCCCGGATGCAGATCCCGGATCCGCTGCGCCGGCTGCCGGTGCGCTACCTGCCGTACAACGGCCCGGCGGTGCTGCCGGACTGGCTGCACGCGCCGGCCCACCGCCGCCGGATCTGCCTGACCTGGGGCACCTCCACCACCCGGTTGACCGGCCCGGACACGGTCACCCTGCCGACCGTGCTGGCGGCGGCCGCCGGGCTGGACGTCGAGGTCGTGGTGGCGGTGACCCGCCGCGACGCCGAGGCGCTCGGCGACGTCGCCGACAACGTACGGGTGGCACCCGACCTGCCGCTGCATCTGGTGCTGCCGAGCTGCGCGGCGCTGGTGCACCAGGGCGGCAACGGCACGCTGCTGACCGGTGTCTGGCACGGGGTGCCGCAGCTGGTCCTGCCCCGCCTGCCGGACCAGCGGTTCCACACCGACCGGTTCGTCGCCACCGGGGCCGGGCTGGCCCTGCCGGCGGAGGCGGTCACCGTCGCGGCGGTGCGGGCCGCGCTGGTCGAGCTGCTCGACGGTACGGCGTACCGGGCGCGGGCCGGGCAGCTGCGCGACGAGTCGTGGGCGATGCCGACGCCGGCCGCGATCGTCGCCGACCTCGCCGCGCTCGCCACCCCGACACCTGTCCACAGTTGA
- a CDS encoding cytochrome P450 yields the protein MNHRRPGAAGATWTVTDFEEGPPMPDIPDGCPYPFPRPSALGVPEALADARRRPAVPVTLPSGDPATLVTRYRDVRALLVDPRLSRNLNRPDAARISRHNRMFQDDRIDPDPPEHTRVRRLVTKAFTPARVADLEPFIHRVVDELLDAMAARGGPVDLNEAFAFPLPIRVICHLLGVPEQDMARFRGWTDAFLSVSGMTGPQIGAAMRELTDYMDELIAAKRRAPGTDLISAMIRVRDEVDGALTEYELRWWCRLLLLVGYETTATQLGGGVAMLLSHPDQLAKLRADPTLLPGAVEELLRWKLVGSSVSMLRYATADIALDGFTIPAGTSVVPAADSANQDETVFADPGTFDITRRNAGEHLTFSLGVHHCIGAGLARTQLRIATGALLDRFPGLRLAVPVDELARQPGALLEGFVAIPVTW from the coding sequence GTGAACCACCGGCGGCCCGGCGCCGCCGGCGCCACCTGGACCGTCACCGACTTCGAGGAGGGGCCACCCATGCCGGACATCCCCGACGGCTGCCCGTACCCGTTCCCCCGCCCGTCGGCGCTGGGCGTGCCCGAGGCGTTGGCCGACGCCCGCCGCCGGCCGGCGGTGCCGGTCACCCTGCCCAGCGGGGATCCGGCGACGCTGGTGACCCGCTACCGCGACGTGCGGGCGCTGCTGGTCGACCCCCGGCTCAGCCGCAACCTGAACCGGCCGGACGCCGCCCGGATCAGCCGGCACAACCGGATGTTCCAGGACGACCGGATCGACCCCGACCCGCCGGAGCACACCCGGGTACGGCGGCTGGTGACGAAGGCGTTCACCCCGGCCCGGGTCGCCGACCTGGAACCGTTCATCCACCGGGTGGTCGACGAACTGCTCGACGCGATGGCCGCCCGGGGCGGCCCGGTGGACCTCAACGAGGCGTTCGCGTTCCCGCTGCCGATCCGGGTCATCTGCCACCTGCTGGGAGTACCGGAGCAGGACATGGCCCGGTTCCGGGGCTGGACCGACGCGTTCCTGTCGGTCAGTGGGATGACCGGCCCACAGATCGGCGCGGCGATGCGCGAACTGACCGACTACATGGACGAGCTGATCGCCGCCAAGCGGCGCGCGCCGGGCACCGACCTGATCAGTGCGATGATCCGGGTCCGCGACGAGGTCGACGGTGCGTTGACCGAGTACGAGCTGCGCTGGTGGTGCCGGCTGCTGCTGCTGGTCGGCTACGAGACCACCGCCACCCAGCTCGGCGGGGGCGTGGCGATGCTGCTGAGCCACCCGGACCAGCTGGCGAAGCTGCGTGCCGACCCGACGCTGCTGCCGGGTGCGGTGGAGGAGCTGCTGCGCTGGAAACTGGTCGGCTCGTCGGTGTCGATGCTGCGCTACGCCACCGCCGACATCGCCCTCGACGGGTTCACCATCCCGGCCGGCACCAGCGTCGTCCCGGCGGCGGACTCGGCCAACCAGGACGAGACGGTCTTCGCCGACCCGGGCACGTTCGACATCACCCGACGCAACGCCGGTGAGCACCTCACGTTCAGCCTCGGGGTGCACCACTGCATCGGCGCCGGGCTGGCCCGTACGCAGCTGCGGATCGCCACCGGGGCGCTGCTGGACCGGTTTCCCGGGCTGCGGCTCGCGGTGCCCGTCGACGAGCTCGCCCGCCAGCCCGGTGCCCTGCTGGAAGGCTTCGTCGCGATCCCGGTGACCTGGTGA
- a CDS encoding cytochrome P450, with protein sequence MSGGCPHYPFPWPSQTDQPREFADLHRQPVLPVRLPSGDRALLVTGYHEVRALLTDPRISKNRQRPDMARMTPPADGPPKHFGRQVQMDPPGHTRMRRLIAKAFSGAQMARLRPRVAQRVDDLLDAMTGGQRPVDLGTAFAHPLSLHVICDLLGVPEGDRAALAGMHAPPWDYLGELIERRRSDPDDGLISALIEVSDADDGRLSPTELHWWCTVLLLAGYETTAHQLLSAVVLLLEHPDQLATLRADPTAMPTAVEELLRHQVVGTSLSMLRYVTDDIDLGGTTLPRGSSVVPSLECANHDPAVFTDPLTLDLRRAGPAQLTFSFGRHFCVGASLARVELELGLAGLLTRLPTLRLAVPVDRLRRREDPFTQGFTAVPVTW encoded by the coding sequence ATGTCCGGCGGTTGCCCGCACTACCCGTTCCCGTGGCCGTCGCAGACCGACCAGCCGCGGGAGTTCGCCGACCTGCACCGTCAGCCGGTGCTGCCGGTCCGGCTGCCCAGCGGCGACCGGGCGTTGCTCGTCACCGGCTACCACGAGGTACGGGCGCTGCTGACCGACCCGAGGATCAGCAAGAACCGGCAACGGCCCGACATGGCCCGGATGACCCCACCGGCCGACGGACCGCCGAAGCACTTCGGCCGTCAGGTGCAGATGGACCCGCCCGGCCACACCCGGATGCGCCGGCTGATCGCCAAGGCGTTCAGCGGCGCCCAGATGGCCCGGTTACGTCCCCGGGTCGCCCAGCGGGTCGACGACCTGCTCGACGCCATGACCGGCGGGCAACGCCCGGTCGACCTGGGTACGGCGTTCGCCCACCCGCTGAGCCTGCACGTGATCTGTGACCTGCTCGGCGTACCGGAGGGTGACCGGGCGGCGCTGGCCGGTATGCACGCCCCGCCGTGGGACTACCTCGGCGAACTGATCGAACGTCGCCGCAGCGACCCCGACGACGGGCTGATCAGCGCCCTGATCGAGGTCAGCGACGCCGACGACGGACGACTCAGCCCCACCGAGCTGCACTGGTGGTGCACGGTGCTGCTGCTGGCCGGCTACGAGACCACCGCCCACCAGCTGCTCTCGGCGGTGGTGCTGCTGCTGGAGCATCCCGACCAGCTGGCGACACTGCGCGCCGATCCGACCGCGATGCCGACGGCCGTGGAGGAACTGCTGCGCCACCAGGTGGTCGGCACCTCGCTGTCGATGCTGCGCTACGTCACCGACGACATCGACCTCGGCGGTACGACGCTGCCGAGAGGGTCCAGTGTGGTGCCCTCCCTGGAGTGCGCCAACCACGACCCGGCCGTCTTCACCGACCCGCTCACGTTGGACCTTCGCCGCGCCGGCCCGGCCCAGCTGACGTTCAGCTTCGGCCGGCACTTCTGCGTCGGCGCGTCGCTGGCCCGGGTCGAGCTGGAACTCGGCCTGGCCGGGCTGCTGACCCGACTGCCCACGCTGCGCCTGGCGGTGCCGGTGGACCGGCTGCGCCGCCGCGAGGACCCGTTCACCCAGGGCTTCACCGCCGTACCGGTGACCTGGTGA
- a CDS encoding TcmI family type II polyketide cyclase — protein sequence MHRTLIVARLQPGHADRVAEVFGESDRTELPHLLGVRSRSLFTFHDLYFHLIDSDQDLGPGLARHRDHPLFTEVSDRLAAHVSAYDPGWRGPADAMATEFYRWRR from the coding sequence ATGCACCGGACCTTGATCGTCGCGCGGCTGCAGCCGGGGCACGCCGACCGGGTCGCCGAGGTGTTCGGCGAGTCGGACCGCACCGAACTGCCGCACCTGCTCGGGGTCCGCTCGCGCAGCCTGTTCACCTTCCACGACCTGTACTTCCACCTGATCGACTCCGATCAGGACCTGGGTCCGGGGCTGGCCCGGCACCGTGACCATCCACTGTTCACCGAGGTCAGTGACCGGCTGGCGGCGCACGTCAGCGCGTACGACCCGGGCTGGCGCGGCCCGGCGGACGCGATGGCCACCGAGTTCTACCGGTGGCGGCGGTGA
- a CDS encoding beta-ketoacyl-[acyl-carrier-protein] synthase family protein, protein MTADAARTSAGTGDAHRTAVVTGIGVVAPGGIGVPAFWDLLTAGRSATGPITLFDPQGFRSRIAAECEFDPVAAGLSPEQARRLDRTTQFALVAAAEAMRDSGLDFAATDPYRLGTVIGGAVGCTIRLEEQYKAVSNHGRDWLVDHTAAGADLYDYLVPSSIAAEVAWQCGAQGPVSLISTGCTSGLDAVGHAAALIVEGSADVVVAGASDAPISPITVACFDTIRATSANNADPGHASRPFDRRRDGFVLGEGAAVFVIEEAGHARRRGAAGYCRVAGFARRANAYHMTGLRPDGREMADAIRVALAGARLDPTDIDYVNAHGSGTRQNDVHETAAFKHSLGQRAYQVPVSSIKSMVGHSLGAIGSIEVAACALALRHQVVPPTANLTEPDPDCDLDYVPVTARDAHLDAVLSVGSGFGGFQTAVVLDRTAAHR, encoded by the coding sequence GTGACCGCCGACGCGGCCCGGACCTCGGCGGGGACCGGCGACGCGCACCGGACCGCGGTCGTCACCGGGATCGGGGTGGTGGCGCCGGGCGGCATCGGCGTACCGGCCTTCTGGGATCTGCTCACCGCCGGCCGCAGCGCCACCGGCCCGATCACCCTGTTCGACCCGCAGGGATTCCGGTCCCGCATCGCCGCCGAGTGCGAGTTCGACCCGGTCGCCGCCGGGCTGAGCCCCGAACAGGCCCGGAGGCTGGACCGCACCACCCAGTTCGCGCTGGTCGCGGCGGCCGAGGCGATGCGTGACAGCGGACTCGACTTCGCCGCCACCGACCCGTACCGGCTCGGCACCGTCATCGGCGGGGCGGTCGGCTGCACGATCCGGCTGGAGGAGCAGTACAAGGCGGTCAGCAACCACGGCCGGGACTGGCTGGTCGACCACACGGCGGCCGGCGCGGACCTGTACGACTACCTGGTCCCCAGCTCCATCGCCGCCGAGGTCGCCTGGCAGTGCGGCGCGCAGGGGCCGGTTTCGCTGATCTCCACCGGCTGCACCTCCGGTCTGGACGCCGTCGGGCACGCCGCCGCGCTGATCGTCGAGGGCAGCGCCGACGTGGTGGTGGCCGGCGCGTCCGACGCGCCGATCTCGCCGATCACCGTGGCCTGCTTCGACACCATCCGGGCCACCTCGGCCAACAACGCCGACCCCGGGCACGCCAGCCGCCCCTTCGACCGGCGACGCGACGGGTTCGTCCTCGGTGAAGGCGCGGCCGTGTTCGTCATCGAGGAGGCCGGCCACGCCCGCCGACGCGGCGCCGCCGGCTACTGCCGGGTCGCCGGGTTCGCCCGCCGGGCCAACGCGTACCACATGACCGGTCTGCGCCCCGACGGCCGCGAGATGGCCGACGCGATCCGCGTCGCGCTGGCCGGGGCCCGGCTCGACCCGACCGACATCGACTACGTCAACGCCCACGGCTCCGGTACGCGGCAGAACGACGTGCACGAGACGGCGGCCTTCAAACACAGTCTCGGCCAGCGGGCCTACCAGGTGCCGGTCAGCTCCATCAAGTCGATGGTGGGCCACTCCCTCGGCGCGATCGGCTCGATCGAGGTCGCGGCCTGTGCCCTGGCCCTGCGCCACCAGGTGGTGCCGCCGACGGCCAACCTGACCGAGCCCGACCCGGACTGCGACCTGGACTACGTGCCGGTCACCGCACGCGACGCCCACCTCGACGCGGTGCTCAGCGTCGGCAGCGGATTCGGCGGTTTCCAGACCGCCGTGGTGCTCGACCGGACGGCGGCGCACCGGTGA
- a CDS encoding ketosynthase chain-length factor yields the protein MSAPTPGALTSGTAGGRALVTGIGVVAPNGTGVPAYWSATLAGKSGIRPLPSVGADYPLRVGGVAEDFVAGAHLPPRLTAQTDRWTAFGLAAATEAFADAGIDPTTLPEYEFGVVTGSSSGGNEFGQREIARLWSQGPQFVGAYQSIAWFYAATTGQLSIRYGARGPCGVLVSEQAAGLDALADARRLLRAGSRLVVSGGAEAPLSPYAIVCQLASGRLATGDDPHRSYLPFAADAAGYVPGEGGAILLVEREDSARSRGARGYAEIAGCAATFDPRPGTGEPGLRRAIEAALADAGQRPADVDVVFADGAGVREADRQEAAAIAAVFGPGRVPVAVPKTMTGRMYAGGAALDVVAAVLAIRDSVLPPAVGIGAPAPDCPLDLVLEVPRPARVRVAVVLARGYGGFNAALVVRAV from the coding sequence GTGAGCGCCCCGACGCCCGGCGCCCTGACATCCGGCACCGCCGGCGGGCGGGCACTGGTGACCGGGATCGGCGTCGTCGCCCCCAACGGCACCGGGGTGCCGGCGTACTGGTCGGCCACCCTGGCCGGCAAGAGCGGCATCCGGCCGCTGCCGTCGGTGGGTGCCGACTATCCGCTGCGGGTCGGCGGCGTCGCCGAGGACTTCGTCGCCGGCGCGCACCTGCCGCCCCGGCTGACCGCGCAGACCGACCGGTGGACCGCGTTCGGGCTGGCCGCCGCGACCGAGGCGTTCGCCGACGCCGGCATCGACCCGACGACCCTGCCCGAGTACGAGTTCGGTGTGGTCACCGGCAGCTCGTCCGGCGGCAACGAGTTCGGCCAGCGGGAGATCGCCCGGCTCTGGTCGCAGGGGCCGCAGTTCGTCGGCGCCTACCAGTCGATCGCCTGGTTCTACGCGGCGACCACCGGGCAGTTGTCCATCCGCTACGGCGCCCGGGGCCCGTGCGGGGTACTGGTCAGCGAACAGGCCGCCGGGCTGGACGCCCTCGCCGACGCCCGGCGGCTGCTGCGCGCCGGCAGCCGACTCGTGGTCTCCGGCGGGGCCGAGGCGCCGCTGTCGCCGTACGCCATCGTCTGCCAGCTGGCCAGCGGCCGGCTGGCCACCGGCGACGACCCGCACCGCAGCTACCTGCCGTTCGCCGCCGACGCGGCCGGCTACGTGCCCGGCGAGGGCGGGGCGATCCTGCTGGTCGAACGGGAGGACTCGGCGCGTTCGCGCGGTGCCCGTGGGTACGCCGAGATCGCCGGCTGCGCCGCCACGTTCGACCCCCGGCCCGGCACCGGCGAGCCGGGCCTGCGCCGGGCGATCGAAGCGGCGCTGGCCGACGCCGGCCAGCGACCGGCCGACGTCGACGTGGTCTTCGCCGACGGCGCCGGGGTCCGCGAGGCCGACCGGCAGGAGGCCGCGGCGATCGCCGCCGTGTTCGGTCCCGGCCGGGTGCCGGTGGCGGTGCCGAAGACGATGACCGGCCGGATGTACGCCGGTGGGGCCGCCCTCGACGTGGTGGCGGCGGTGCTGGCAATCCGGGACTCGGTCCTGCCGCCGGCGGTGGGGATCGGCGCGCCGGCCCCGGACTGTCCGCTCGACCTGGTCCTGGAGGTGCCCCGCCCGGCGCGGGTGCGGGTGGCGGTGGTGCTGGCCCGTGGCTACGGCGGGTTCAACGCCGCGCTGGTGGTCAGGGCGGTGTGA
- a CDS encoding acyl carrier protein — MPTFTVDDLGALLGEVAGEGAGPGPAAADTSYADLGYDSLALLEVSVRVRQTLGVEVPEDAVAVTATPAQTVAQINEILANPPVSTA, encoded by the coding sequence ATGCCCACGTTCACAGTGGACGACCTTGGTGCGCTGCTCGGTGAGGTGGCGGGGGAGGGCGCCGGACCCGGCCCGGCCGCCGCCGACACCAGCTACGCCGACCTCGGCTACGACTCGCTGGCGCTGCTGGAGGTCAGCGTCCGGGTCCGTCAGACGCTCGGCGTCGAGGTGCCGGAGGACGCCGTCGCGGTCACCGCCACCCCGGCGCAGACGGTCGCCCAGATCAACGAGATCCTCGCCAACCCGCCGGTGAGCACGGCATGA